The Leptolyngbya sp. CCY15150 genome contains a region encoding:
- a CDS encoding L,D-transpeptidase family protein, giving the protein MTLLHPSRYLVGLGRAVAIALLLNGGAAIAEGRPAEPGQGNLSPDQVTLSQPDLPALGTWDLYLPEEQIQPRILIRLSDRRVYLYHGDEVVASYPVAIGHPDTPTPTGTYEVFQMVVDPAWQSPWTGEVHPPGPNSALGVRWIGFAEMPNGVIGLHGTPTVSSIGQAASNGCVRMHNADVMALFDQVGVGTMVVVVP; this is encoded by the coding sequence ATGACCCTGTTGCACCCTTCCAGGTACCTCGTTGGTCTCGGTCGAGCTGTGGCGATCGCCCTCCTACTGAACGGTGGGGCAGCGATCGCCGAGGGACGACCGGCTGAACCAGGACAGGGGAACCTTAGCCCCGACCAGGTCACCCTCTCCCAACCCGATCTGCCCGCGCTGGGAACCTGGGATCTTTACCTACCCGAGGAGCAGATTCAGCCCCGTATCCTCATCCGTCTCAGCGATCGGCGGGTTTACCTCTACCACGGGGATGAGGTCGTGGCCAGCTATCCCGTCGCTATCGGCCATCCCGACACCCCCACCCCCACCGGCACCTACGAAGTGTTTCAAATGGTAGTTGATCCAGCCTGGCAAAGCCCTTGGACAGGAGAGGTGCATCCGCCAGGGCCCAACAGCGCCCTGGGCGTTCGCTGGATTGGCTTTGCCGAGATGCCCAACGGTGTCATTGGTCTCCACGGCACGCCGACGGTTTCATCCATTGGTCAAGCCGCTTCCAATGGCTGTGTGCGCATGCACAATGCCGATGTGATGGCCCTGTTTGACCAAGTTGGCGTCGGCACTATGGTGGTCGTGGTTCCCTAG
- a CDS encoding cob(I)yrinic acid a,c-diamide adenosyltransferase: MTNLRAVSRNGIGIRTAQHRSERIAGQIHVYDGAGKGKSQAALGVVLRSIGLGIHALEPTRVLLLRFLKGPGRTYDEDAAIEALQHGFPHLIDQVRTGRAEYFGPDEITRFDQQEAQRGWDVAKGAIASGLYSVVVLDELNPVLDLGLLPVDEVARTLKRKPDFMEVIATGRGAPQPLLDIADLHSEMRAHHHPNAVAHGIEGIEIYTGAGKGKSTSALGKALQAIGKGISQDKSHRVLILQWLKGGTGYTEDSAIAALRQSYPSLVDHQRCGRDAIVWRGQQQELDYVEAERGWELARAAIASGLYKTIILDELNPTVDLELLPQPPIVQALLRKPRDTEIIITGRCKNPPAYFDIASIHSEVFCHKHYAEKGIDLKRGVDF; encoded by the coding sequence ATGACGAATCTCAGAGCAGTTTCTCGAAATGGCATCGGTATTCGCACGGCCCAACACCGATCCGAGCGCATTGCCGGTCAAATCCATGTCTATGACGGGGCGGGGAAGGGTAAATCCCAGGCTGCTTTGGGGGTAGTGCTGCGATCGATTGGTCTGGGTATCCATGCCCTAGAGCCAACGCGGGTCTTGCTGCTACGATTTTTGAAAGGGCCGGGGCGCACCTACGATGAAGATGCCGCCATTGAAGCTCTGCAGCATGGCTTTCCCCATTTAATCGACCAAGTGCGTACGGGGCGGGCAGAATATTTTGGCCCCGATGAAATTACCCGGTTTGACCAACAGGAGGCCCAGCGAGGCTGGGATGTGGCCAAGGGGGCGATCGCCTCGGGGCTCTATTCGGTGGTGGTGCTGGATGAACTGAATCCGGTGCTCGATCTGGGGCTCTTGCCTGTGGATGAAGTAGCGCGCACTCTCAAGCGCAAGCCTGATTTCATGGAAGTAATTGCCACGGGCCGGGGCGCACCCCAGCCGCTATTGGATATTGCCGATCTGCATTCAGAAATGCGGGCCCACCACCATCCCAATGCCGTCGCCCATGGAATTGAAGGGATTGAAATCTACACCGGGGCAGGCAAGGGCAAGTCTACCAGTGCCTTGGGTAAAGCGTTGCAGGCCATTGGTAAAGGCATCAGCCAAGACAAATCCCACCGGGTGCTGATCCTGCAATGGCTGAAGGGCGGCACCGGCTACACCGAAGACTCGGCGATCGCTGCCCTGCGCCAGAGCTATCCCAGTTTGGTGGATCATCAGCGCTGCGGCCGAGATGCGATCGTATGGCGGGGACAGCAGCAGGAGTTGGATTATGTCGAAGCGGAGCGGGGCTGGGAACTGGCCCGAGCAGCGATCGCTTCGGGACTCTACAAAACCATTATCCTGGACGAACTCAACCCCACGGTGGATCTAGAGCTTTTGCCCCAGCCGCCGATTGTGCAGGCCCTGCTGCGCAAACCAAGGGATACGGAAATCATCATCACCGGGCGCTGCAAAAATCCCCCAGCCTATTTTGATATTGCCAGCATCCACTCGGAGGTGTTTTGCCATAAACACTATGCCGAGAAGGGCATTGACCTGAAGCGCGGGGTCGATTTTTAA
- the fraC gene encoding filament integrity protein FraC yields the protein MVWVLPLRAVVLQSLFLLIAIATEAAILHWELKLSYKRSIEYATSLNLLSVVMGWLVFFLVLPILDEGLEQALVGYVLFDRLPDRLLLIGVSGFITFMLSFFVKLQGLNLLERLLERVEATPTTNEPPPQAQARRTFISSATSYKGSDRSQFLQQPDKRDAVLLANAASYTAISVVLLLRFLFYRDLS from the coding sequence ATGGTCTGGGTATTGCCGCTGCGGGCAGTGGTGTTACAAAGCTTGTTTTTATTGATCGCGATCGCCACCGAGGCCGCTATCCTGCACTGGGAATTGAAGCTGTCCTACAAGCGCAGCATTGAATATGCCACCTCCCTCAATTTGCTGTCGGTGGTCATGGGCTGGCTCGTGTTTTTCCTCGTGCTGCCTATCCTCGATGAAGGCCTTGAGCAAGCTCTGGTGGGCTACGTCTTGTTTGATCGCCTACCAGACAGGCTGCTTCTCATTGGCGTGAGTGGGTTCATTACCTTTATGCTGAGTTTCTTCGTGAAGCTTCAGGGGCTGAATCTGCTGGAACGCTTGCTGGAACGGGTTGAGGCTACTCCCACGACCAACGAGCCGCCTCCCCAAGCCCAAGCACGCCGCACGTTTATTTCGTCAGCCACCAGCTACAAAGGCAGCGATCGCTCCCAATTTCTCCAGCAGCCCGATAAGCGTGATGCGGTCTTGCTGGCCAATGCGGCTAGCTATACAGCCATTTCCGTAGTGCTGCTCCTGCGGTTTCTCTTCTATCGCGACCTTTCATAA